A window of Trichoderma atroviride chromosome 3, complete sequence contains these coding sequences:
- a CDS encoding uncharacterized protein (EggNog:ENOG41~TransMembrane:2 (i358-379o391-411i)): MPRQRKTTRPSQRELPFSELKGEIPDAGFDEGFSLLYSEINNFIKNGIGKKAVSTRKSLWTKRHSKEFLSFAGMVARPGADGGWEKLLRSRPYRCALLSGVVMKVLDKHVFSDLLFGAGPEHAEVLRIEDSSMVNVEGMSARWCCLMSFIDRLTNDFTGFKRTDLRAKTNRVYLEATGGIPPLFWKRVDKITAQIVAMLLPLYSAIGEEAPSQSSYQALHNIVALAGWLNVAIRLSPKITVFEWVQPGEAYQFSFLCIGEEKKMASDGHSEAPNDQTRKRTRVMISAVPKITRYAHGSNGFSAGTETYDVMQPHVVTYRGIYADWEDNRVVPLQSHARNGFVVFLGRIMSLLMSVMRLAMVLFVAGIFGLMVFGAWISITGGNGDGSSLPWIVQMVLWPIQLTFQSLMLSVRMVLRSSHVRTDYSLATTNSWLLNR, encoded by the coding sequence ATGCCTCGCCAGCGCAAAACAACTCGTCCAAGCCAGCGTGAACTCCCATTCTCCGAGCTCAAGGGAGAAATACCAGACGCAGGCTTCGACGAAGGATTCTCACTGCTATATTCCGAAATCAACAACTTCATCAAAAATGGCATCGGCAAAAAAGCAGTCAGCACCAGGAAATCCCTCTGGACGAAGAGACATTCCAAGGAATTTTTGAGCTTTGCGGGCATGGTTGCTCGGCCGGGTGCTGATGGAGGGTGGGAGAAGCTGTTGAGATCGCGGCCGTATCGATGCGCGCTTTTGTCGGGCGTGGTGATGAAGGTGCTTGATAAACACGTGTTTTCCGATTTATTGTTTGGGGCTGGGCCTGAGCATGCGGAAGTGCTGCGGATAGAGGACAGTTCCATGGTTAACGTTGAAGGTATGAGTGCTCGATGGTGCTGTTTGATGAGTTTTATAGACAGATTGACTAACGACTTTACAGGCTTCAAAAGGACGGATCTTCGGGCAAAGACCAACAGAGTCTATCTTGAAGCAACAGGCGGCATCCCGCCATTGTTCTGGAAACGAGTGGACAAAATCACCGCACAGATTGTGGCTATGCTCTTGCCTCTTTATTCAGCTATTGGGGAAGAGGCACCATCTCAATCTTCATACCAGGCGCTACACAATATTGTTGCACTCGCAGGGTGGCTTAATGTGGCGATCCGTCTGTCTCCCAAGATTACGGTTTTCGAATGGGTTCAGCCCGGCGAGGCATACCAGTTCAGTTTTCTATGTattggagaggagaagaagatggcctcGGATGGCCACAGCGAGGCCCCAAATGATCAAACTCGGAAAAGGACTCGCGTGATGATTTCGGCCGTGCCGAAAATCACTCGATATGCGCATGGAAGCAATGGCTTCTCCGCTGGTACAGAGACATACGATGTCATGCAGCCACATGTGGTCACATACCGCGGAATCTATGCAGACTGGGAAGATAATCGTGTAGTGCCGCTGCAGAGCCACGCCCGCAATGgctttgttgtttttctGGGCCGCATCATGTCTTTGTTGATGTCTGTTATGcggctggcgatggtgcTGTTCGTCGCAGGGATTTTTGGGCTCATGGTTTTTGGCGCGTGGATTAGCATTACTGGAGGAAACGGCGATGGAAGTTCTTTGCCGTGGATTGTTCAAATGGTGTTGTGGCCGATTCAATTGACCTTTCAGAGCTTGATGCTGTCGGTTAGGATGGTTCTTCGGAGCAGCCATGTGCGTACGGATTACAGCCTCGCGACCACGAATAGCTGGTTATTGAATCGATAG
- a CDS encoding uncharacterized protein (EggNog:ENOG41): MREIYGTASEVIIFLGDGSHADYNSPLRSKPPPGPCRMFGIDDMNIPLARQTLDNWKMSALKGPVQALEIFSFLAILTQFRDSSSLLESFKTFPKGHVTALFEALRRTLLVAWWDRIWVVQEAVVAQTITVRYSGVAASWEFLVEVTRSLSRWDFAFTRYPNSISADCLKVFNLFSRISDLDHHRKDWKSMQRTDLLTLLRSFGHRKATDNRDRVYALLGLCSDVVAIRPNYLLNEAEVYTAAVLAIIRSTRSLSIMCGDYSRKASQDLPSWVPDWGTILVESDRQRAKIFNFYDACQGVIPIIDSPEFRTFLRHFKDASDPKQYLRKEAALELQKAYKMSFREPEIQSICASLMKYCNGQSRQDLPRYSLIRNSGRSLVAKCIKIGTVTGITEPLYSCSDMNSAAKVIHGWAQVHKDKYTTNYVNGDFLVTIMSGAKKAPDGSLERLIPSDMPALDAWYCENIEQRSLGKDRQEFVEPLDTKYDIFTEALRLSATKRTMFFLNYNGPAVDALVTDCFISLEAQQKTLLNGASFLAEDLFTEGVELLKDDQLFKLVQSITAMHRSTFNEKYFDKYADLVSKRKAIFQKVQQHNFSLSNECQKPCEEYLDAYKDFISQRDMLERFIIEAYFCTPPKYGHLGLGPLLMKEGDEIYILPGSRSPLVLRPISSQTYSRAQPQAYQLVGDCFINGAMDGDSATVGDNIVDYIESLDPDSENHGSCFRIGAGQSGTATGAGRIVTLEIV; this comes from the coding sequence ATGCGCGAAATCTACGGCACAGCCAGCGAAGTCATCATATTCCTCGGCGATGGATCACATGCAGATTACAACTCCCCTCTGCGCTCTAAACCTCCTCCAGGCCCCTGTCGGATGTTTGGAATCGACGATATGAACATTCCGCTAGCACGCCAAACTCTCGACAATTGGAAGATGTCAGCTTTAAAAGGCCCCGTTCAAGCCCTGGAaatattctcttttttggcCATCCTAACCCAATTTCGAGATTCTTCAAGCCTCCTTGAATCCTTCAAAACTTTTCCAAAAGGACATGTAACTGCACTTTTCGAGGCGCTGAGGCGCACACTGCTTGTTGCCTGGTGGGATCGAATATGGGTGGTTCAAGAGGCCGTCGTCGCTCAGACTATAACTGTCCGATACAGTGGCGTTGCAGCGTCGTGGGAATTCCTGGTTGAAGTTACAAGAAGCCTCTCTCGCTGGGACTTTGCCTTTACGAGATATCCAAACTCCATTTCGGCGGATTgtttaaaagtttttaacCTTTTCTCACGCATTTCTGATCTGGATCATCATCGCAAAGATTGGAAATCGATGCAACGCACGGATCTCTTGACGCTTCTCCGATCTTTTGGCCACCGAAAAGCTACCGATAATCGAGATAGAGTCTATGCACTCTTGGGACTGTGCAGTGATGTTGTGGCCATAAGACCCAATTACCTATTAAATGAGGCAGAGGTATACACTGCCGCAGTCCTTGCGATTATAAGAAGTACTAGGTCTCTTTCTATCATGTGTGGAGATTACAGTCGCAAAGCAAGCCAAGATTTGCCGTCTTGGGTTCCAGACTGGGGCACAATACTTGTTGAAAGCGATCGCCAACGTGCAAAGATTTTCAATTTTTATGATGCCTGTCAAGGCGTCATACCAATTATCGATAGTCCCGAGTTTCGCACGTTTTTACGTCATTTTAAGGATGCAAGTGATCCCAAACAGTACCTGCGCAAAGAGGCTGCTTTGGAGTTGCAAAAAGCATATAAAATGTCATTCAGAGAGCCAGAGATTCAGAGCATCTGTGCATCTCTGATGAAATACTGCAATGGGCAGAGCCGCCAAGATTTGCCACGATACAGCTTGATCCGAAATTCCGGCCGTTCCCTGGTAGCTAAATGCATCAAGATTGGAACCGTAACTGGCATCACGGAGCCATTATATTCGTGTTCCGATATGAACTCAGCTGCAAAGGTGATTCATGGATGGGCACAAGTGCACAAGGATAAGTATACCACCAATTACGTGAATGGAGATTTCCTGGTCACCATCATGTCCGGTGCAAAGAAAGCCCCAGATGGATCCCTAGAACGACTCATACCTAGTGATATGCCCGCCTTGGACGCTTGGTATTGCGAAAATATTGAACAAAGATCACTAGGCAAAGATCGACAAGAGTTCGTCGAGCCTCTTGACACTAAATATGACATATTCACTGAGGCCTTGCGACTATCTGCGACCAAACGAACCATGTTTTTCCTCAATTACAATGGACCTGCAGTTGATGCGCTCGTCACGGATTGTTTTATCTCGCTTGAAGCACAACAGAAAACGCTGCTCAATGGGGCCTCTTTCTTGGCAGAGGATTTGTTCACTGAGGGTGTAGAGTTATTGAAAGACGACCAGCTCTTCAAACTTGTCCAATCCATCACAGCGATGCACCGCAGTACATTCAATGAAAAGTATTTCGACAAATACGCAGACCTTGTCAGTAAACGCAAGGCCATCTTTCAAAAAGTTCAACAACACAATTTCAGCTTAAGTAACGAGTGTCAAAAGCCATGTGAGGAATACCTAGACGCATATAAAGACTTCATCAGTCAACGAGACATGCTTGAGAGATTCATTATCGAAGCATACTTTTGCACCCCTCCCAAGTATGGACATTTGGGCTTGGGCCCTTTGTTGATGAAGGAGGGCGATGagatatatattttaccAGGTAGTCGCTCCCCGCTTGTTTTGCGGCCCATCTCTTCACAAACATATTCGCGAGCACAGCCACAAGCATACCAATTAGTTGGCGATTGCTTTATCAATGGGGCAATGGACGGAGACTCTGCTACCGTGGGCGACAATATAGTTGACTATATTGAATCTTTGGATCCCGATTCCGAGAACCATGGTTCATGTTTTAGAATAGGGGCAGGTCAATCCGGCACAGCAACTGGCGCGGGAAGAATTGTTACTCTAGAAATCGTATAA
- a CDS encoding uncharacterized protein (EggNog:ENOG41~TransMembrane:8 (i45-64o70-91i98-116o122-142i199-221o286-305i326-348o360-380i)) — MDRRHASGSGLRKSALWLYHESGVRSVHLTGRDAWFVILARTCRMFAFGGASLIMALFFATLGFSDRQLGLFMTMTLAGDCVLSFALTFIADNIGRRRVFIGSGLLMAVSGLAFAYFENFWILLLAAVVGVISATGSDFGPFRAIEESVLSHLTTPETRPDVLSWYIVTSNLGSAAGIEVAGRVVEALKSRDGWSERRIYHAIFGIYVIMGVVNMGFALLMTDNCEITKPELSVDDGTQAAQGLLSESDEEMDGEMAPVSNEPPAPQKKSLFSGISMASMFVMYKLWFLLTVDSLADGMASYALTNYYLDRKFHLPKSQLGDYMSANYILGGISSVFAGPLARHLGLINTMVFTHLPSSVAVLLFPAPQGIVLTVILLLIRGGLNNMDQAPRAALIAAVVKPEERTAVMGITSTLRTLASTIGPSITGALADTDKFWVAFVTAGVLRVAYDLGLWVMFVNMKLHTHEEGGQDSSRSRRVDDEEDSVEMDPFKQEEEEHAR; from the coding sequence ATGGATCGCCGTCATGCCAGCGGCTCTGGCTTACGCAAATCTGCTCTCTGGCTGTATCATGAGTCCGGAGTGCGGTCCGTCCACCTCACCGGCCGTGATGCATGGTTCGTCATCTTGGCGCGCACATGCCGCATGTTTGCCTTTGGAGGAGCCTCTCTCATCATggctctcttttttgctACGCTGGGCTTTAGCGACCGCCAGCTCGGGCTCTTTATGACAATGACGCTGGCCGGAGACTGCGTGCTGTCTTTTGCGCTCACTTTCATAGCGGATAACATTGGCAGACGCCGTGTCTTTATCGGCTCTGGCTTGCTCATGGCAGTCTCCGGTCTGGCATTTGCCTATTTTGAGAACTTTTGGATTCTGCTGCTTGCAGCCGTCGTCGGAGTAATATCTGCCACTGGCAGCGATTTTGGGCCATTCCGAGCCATCGAAGAGTCGGTTTTATCTCATCTGACTACCCCGGAGACACGCCCGGATGTGCTGTCATGGTATATCGTGACGTCAAATCTTGGGTCCGCTGCTGGTATAGAAGTAGCTGGTCGGGTTGTTGAAGCGTTAAAGAGTCGTGACGGCTGGAGTGAGAGACGTATATACCATGCCATCTTTGGGATCTATGTCATCATGGGAGTTGTTAACATGGGATTTGCCTTGCTCATGACTGACAACTGCGAAATCACCAAGCCGGAACTGTCGGTAGATGACGGCACCCAAGCTGCACAAGGGCTTCTCAGCGAATCTGACGAAGAAATGGACGGCGAGATGGCACCAGTGAGCAACGAGCCTCCAGCGCcacagaagaagagcctGTTTTCAGGGATATCCATGGCATCGATGTTCGTCATGTATAAACTATGGTTCCTTCTCACCGTCGACTCTTTGGCAGATGGCATGGCTTCATACGCGCTGACAAACTACTATCTCGACCGCAAGTTTCATCTGCCCAAGTCGCAACTCGGCGACTACATGTCCGCAAACTACATTCTCGGCGGTATATCCAGCGTCTTTGCCGGCCCCCTAGCACGACACTTGGGGCTCATCAATACAATGGTCTTTACTCACTTGCCGTCTTCAGTGGCCGTGCTGCTCTTTCCGGCACCACAAGGGATTGTACTCACGGTAATACTGTTGCTCATACGGGGTGGCCTAAACAACATGGATCAAGCCCCGCGAGCAGCCCTCATTGCCGCGGTCGTAAAGCCCGAGGAGCGGACGGCGGTTATGGGAATTACCAGCACATTACGGACATTAGCCTCGACCATCGGGCCGAGCATAACAGGAGCTCTTGCAGACACGGACAAATTCTGGGTGGCATTTGTGACTGCCGGTGTGCTGCGCGTGGCCTATGATCTGGGGCTGTGGGTGATGTTTGTGAATATGAAGCTGCACACGCATGAAGAAGGTGGTCAAGATTCAAGCAGGTCAAGGAGGgtagatgatgaagaagactcgGTAGAGATGGATCCGTTcaagcaggaagaagaggaacacGCCAGGTAA
- a CDS encoding uncharacterized protein (EggNog:ENOG41) has translation MNFNNPERISSSFFPLFFSRDQVTQLPSIMEPIDFTGPMKSPKRERYPYEDDLSRKHDAFRLIKLLRGQWNNEICCELDVYYRDEAHYPSYRALSYVWGRSRRDPPKILVNGYAMKVTNNLEIALRHLREEEDDITLWVDALCIDQSNATERSSQVAQMREIYGTASEVIIFLGDGSHADYNSPLRSKPPPGPCRMFGIDDMNIPLARQTLDNWKMSALKGPVQALEIFSFLAILTQFRDSSSLLESFKTFPKGHVTALFEALRRTLLVAWWDRIWVVQEAVVAQTITVRYSGVAASWEFLVEVTRSLSRWDFAFTRYPNSISADCLKVFNLFSRISDLDHHRKDWKSMQRTDLLTLLRSFGHRKATDNRDRVYALLGLCSDVVAIRPNYLLNEAEVYTAAVLAIIRSTRSLSIMCGDYSRKASQDLPSWVPDWGTILVESDRQRAKIFNFYDACQGVIPIIDSPEFRTFLRHFKDASDPKQYLRKEAALELQKAYKMSFREPEIQSICASLMKYCNGQSRQDLPRYSLIRNSGRSLVAKCIKIGTVTGITEPLYSCSDMNSAAKVIHGWAQVHKDKYTTNYVNGDFLVTIMSGAKKAPDGSLERLIPSDMPALDAWYCENIEQRSLGKDRQEFVEPLDTKYDIFTEALRLSATKRTMFFLNYNGPAVDALVTDCFISLEAQQKTLLNGASFLAEDLFTEGVELLKDDQLFKLVQSITAMHRSTFNEKYFDKYADLVSKRKAIFQKVQQHNFSLSNECQKPCEEYLDAYKDFISQRDMLERFIIEAYFCTPPKYGHLGLGPLLMKEGDEIYILPGSRSPLVLRPISSQTYSRAQPQAYQLVGDCFINGAMDGDSATVGDNIVDYIESLDPDSENHGSCFRIGAGQSGTATGAGRIVTLEIV, from the exons ATGAACTTCAATAATCCAGAAcgcatctcatcttcttttttccccctctttttttcaagaGATCAGGTCACACAACTTCCATCGATTATGGAACCTATCGACTTTACGGGACCCATGAAATCACCAAAGCGGGAGCGATACCCTTACGAAGATGATTTGTCTCGCAAACATGACGCATTTCGTCTAATAAAATTATTGCGAGGGCAATGGAACAATGAGATTTGCTGCGAGCTTGATGTTTACTACCGAGACGAAGCTCATTACCCCTCATACAGAGCCCTATCCTACGTCTGGGGACGCTCGAGACGCGATCCCCCAAAGATCTTGGTGAATGGCTACGCAATGAAAGTGACGAATAATCTTGAGATTGCCTTGAGACATttgcgagaagaagaggatgacaTTACTCTCTGGGTTGACGCATTG TGTATTGATCAAAGCAACGCGACAGAGAGATCATCGCAGGTTGCTCAAATGCGCGAAATCTACGGCACAGCCAGCGAAGTCATCATATTCCTCGGCGATGGATCACATGCAGATTACAACTCCCCTCTGCGCTCTAAACCTCCTCCAGGCCCCTGTCGGATGTTTGGAATCGACGATATGAACATTCCGCTAGCACGCCAAACTCTCGACAATTGGAAGATGTCAGCTTTAAAAGGCCCCGTTCAAGCCCTGGAaatattctcttttttggcCATCCTAACCCAATTTCGAGATTCTTCAAGCCTCCTTGAATCCTTCAAAACTTTTCCAAAAGGACATGTAACTGCACTTTTCGAGGCGCTGAGGCGCACACTGCTTGTTGCCTGGTGGGATCGAATATGGGTGGTTCAAGAGGCCGTCGTCGCTCAGACTATAACTGTCCGATACAGTGGCGTTGCAGCGTCGTGGGAATTCCTGGTTGAAGTTACAAGAAGCCTCTCTCGCTGGGACTTTGCCTTTACGAGATATCCAAACTCCATTTCGGCGGATTgtttaaaagtttttaacCTTTTCTCACGCATTTCTGATCTGGATCATCATCGCAAAGATTGGAAATCGATGCAACGCACGGATCTCTTGACGCTTCTCCGATCTTTTGGCCACCGAAAAGCTACCGATAATCGAGATAGAGTCTATGCACTCTTGGGACTGTGCAGTGATGTTGTGGCCATAAGACCCAATTACCTATTAAATGAGGCAGAGGTATACACTGCCGCAGTCCTTGCGATTATAAGAAGTACTAGGTCTCTTTCTATCATGTGTGGAGATTACAGTCGCAAAGCAAGCCAAGATTTGCCGTCTTGGGTTCCAGACTGGGGCACAATACTTGTTGAAAGCGATCGCCAACGTGCAAAGATTTTCAATTTTTATGATGCCTGTCAAGGCGTCATACCAATTATCGATAGTCCCGAGTTTCGCACGTTTTTACGTCATTTTAAGGATGCAAGTGATCCCAAACAGTACCTGCGCAAAGAGGCTGCTTTGGAGTTGCAAAAAGCATATAAAATGTCATTCAGAGAGCCAGAGATTCAGAGCATCTGTGCATCTCTGATGAAATACTGCAATGGGCAGAGCCGCCAAGATTTGCCACGATACAGCTTGATCCGAAATTCCGGCCGTTCCCTGGTAGCTAAATGCATCAAGATTGGAACCGTAACTGGCATCACGGAGCCATTATATTCGTGTTCCGATATGAACTCAGCTGCAAAGGTGATTCATGGATGGGCACAAGTGCACAAGGATAAGTATACCACCAATTACGTGAATGGAGATTTCCTGGTCACCATCATGTCCGGTGCAAAGAAAGCCCCAGATGGATCCCTAGAACGACTCATACCTAGTGATATGCCCGCCTTGGACGCTTGGTATTGCGAAAATATTGAACAAAGATCACTAGGCAAAGATCGACAAGAGTTCGTCGAGCCTCTTGACACTAAATATGACATATTCACTGAGGCCTTGCGACTATCTGCGACCAAACGAACCATGTTTTTCCTCAATTACAATGGACCTGCAGTTGATGCGCTCGTCACGGATTGTTTTATCTCGCTTGAAGCACAACAGAAAACGCTGCTCAATGGGGCCTCTTTCTTGGCAGAGGATTTGTTCACTGAGGGTGTAGAGTTATTGAAAGACGACCAGCTCTTCAAACTTGTCCAATCCATCACAGCGATGCACCGCAGTACATTCAATGAAAAGTATTTCGACAAATACGCAGACCTTGTCAGTAAACGCAAGGCCATCTTTCAAAAAGTTCAACAACACAATTTCAGCTTAAGTAACGAGTGTCAAAAGCCATGTGAGGAATACCTAGACGCATATAAAGACTTCATCAGTCAACGAGACATGCTTGAGAGATTCATTATCGAAGCATACTTTTGCACCCCTCCCAAGTATGGACATTTGGGCTTGGGCCCTTTGTTGATGAAGGAGGGCGATGagatatatattttaccAGGTAGTCGCTCCCCGCTTGTTTTGCGGCCCATCTCTTCACAAACATATTCGCGAGCACAGCCACAAGCATACCAATTAGTTGGCGATTGCTTTATCAATGGGGCAATGGACGGAGACTCTGCTACCGTGGGCGACAATATAGTTGACTATATTGAATCTTTGGATCCCGATTCCGAGAACCATGGTTCATGTTTTAGAATAGGGGCAGGTCAATCCGGCACAGCAACTGGCGCGGGAAGAATTGTTACTCTAGAAATCGTATAA
- a CDS encoding uncharacterized protein (TransMembrane:6 (i20-39o59-83i104-122o142-164i176-194o214-236i)), which translates to MAGQLTYGELARKQFTAQKLFYHFLFWTFHWGLFAYGWWKQAEDPRLAGLNTLKFSVWISRGAGLVLSVDCMLILLPVCRTIMRWVRPKIRFLPLDENLWMHRQIAYALLFFSILHTSAHYVNFYNVEKRQIRPVTALQIHYAQPGGITGHVMLFCMMLMYTTAHSRIRQQSFETFWYTHHLFIPFFLALYTHTVGCFVRDSVDGFSPFEGEQYWSHCIGYLGWRWELFTGGFYLIERLYREVRARRETKITRVIRHPYDVVEIQFNKPSFKYKAGQWLFLQVPSISKYQWHPFTITSCPFDPYVSVHVRQVGDFTGQLGDALGAGAAQAKFYDGVDPMGMYEVALQNGQQMPALRIDGPYGAPAEDVFENEIAVLIGTGIGVTPWASILKNIWHLRNSPNPPTRLRRVEFIWVCKDTGSFEWFQTLLSSLEEQSNEAARIPGSSGVEFLKIHTYLTQRLDMDTAQNIVLNSVGAEMDPLTELKSRTQFGRPNFARLFRTMRDGILDRTYLGGLEGSMKTTVGVYFCGPSVAARDIKTACKAATAREVEFRFWKEHF; encoded by the exons ATGGCTGGCCAACTCACATATGGCGAACTAGCTCGCAAGCAGTTCACTGCTCAGAAGCTATTCTATCATTTTCTGTTTTGGACTTTCCACTGGGGACTTTTTGCTTATGGATG GTGGAAACAAGCCGAGGATCCCAGATTAGCAGGTCTGAATACGCTCAAATTCTCCGTGTGGATTTCTCGAGGTGCCGGTCTGGTTCTCAGCGTCGACTGCATGCTGATCTTGCTTCCCGTCTGCCGAACCATTATGCGCTGGGTCCGACCCAAGATTCGCTTCCTTCCGCTTGATGAGAACTTGTGGATGCACCGCCAAATTGCGTACGCGCTCCTGTTTTTCAGCATCCTCCACACCTCGGCTCACTATGTCAACTTCTACAACGTCGAGAAGAGACAGATCCGTCCGGTCACTGCTCTGCAGATCCACTACGCCCAGCCTGGTGGCATTACTGGCCATGTCATGCTGTTCTGCATGATGCTCATGTATACCACTGCTCATTCCCGTATCCGTCAACAATCTTTCGAGACCTTCTGGTATACCCACCACCTGTTCATTCCCTTCTTCCTGGCTCTCTACACCCACACCGTCGGCTGCTTCGTCCGCGACTCTGTCGACGGATTTTCACCTTTTGAGGGAGAACAGTACTGGTCACACTGCATCGGTTATCTCGGATGGCGATGGGAGCTCTTCACTGGAGGTTTCTACCTGATTGAGCGTCTGTACCGTGAGGTTCGCGCTCGTCGCGAGACCAAGATTACTCGTGTTATCCGACACCCGTATGACGTTGTCGAGATCCAGTTCAACAAGCCTTCTTTCAAGTACAAGGCTGGCCAGTGGCTCTTCCTCCAGGTGCCTTCCATTTCCAAGTACCAGTGGCATCCCTTTACCATCACCTCATGCCCATTTGACCCCTATGTCTCAGTCCATGTTCGACAAGTCGGTGACTTCACTGGTCAGCTGGGAGATGCccttggtgctggtgctgctcagGCCAAGTTTTACGACGGCGTCGACCCTATGGGTATGTACGAGGTTGCCCTGCAAAATGGTCAGCAGATGCCTGCTCTTCGCATTGACGGACCCTACGGAGCTCCTGCCGAAGACGTCTTTGAGAATGAAATCGCTGTTCTTATCGGTACTGGTATCGGTGTCACCCCCTGGGCTTCTATCTTGAAGAACATTTGGCATCTCCGAAACTCTCCCAACCCCCCCACTCGTCTTCGCCGTGTGGAGTTCATCTGGGTTTGCAAGGATACCGGTTCCTTTGAGTGGTTCCAGACCCTGCTCTCCTCTCTCGAAGAGCAATCCAATGAAGCAGCTCGTATTCCTGGAAGCTCCGGTGTTGAGTTCCTCAAGATTCACACCTACCTCACCCAGCGTCTGGACATGGACACCGCCCAGAACATTGTTCTGAACAGTGTGGGTGCTGAAATGGATCCCCTTACTGAGCTCAAGTCTCGAACACAATTCGGCCGACCCAACTTTGCTCGTCTCTTCAGAACTATGCGTGACGGTATCCTTGATAGAACGTATCTTGGCGGTCTGGAAGGAAGCATGAAGACGACCGTTGGTGTTTACTTCTGTGGTCCCTCTGTTGCAG CTCGTGATATCAAGACTGCCTGCAAAGCTGCCACAGCGCGCGAGGTCGAGTTCCGCTTCTGGAAAGAGCATTTCTAA